Proteins from a genomic interval of Clostridium sp. 'deep sea':
- a CDS encoding arsenate reductase ArsC has translation MDKVKVAFVCVHNSCRSQMAEAFAKQLGSDVLEVYSAGTETYSQVKPKAVEVMQEIGIDISDQYPKLLEDIPEELDYLITMGCNVTCPFVPCKHEEDWGLQDPSGGSLEGFRLTRDLIKDKVIDLIKRVSSQ, from the coding sequence ATGGATAAAGTAAAGGTTGCCTTTGTATGTGTGCATAATTCATGTAGAAGCCAAATGGCAGAGGCTTTTGCTAAGCAGTTAGGCAGTGATGTTTTAGAGGTTTATTCAGCAGGAACTGAAACTTATTCACAGGTTAAACCCAAGGCTGTGGAAGTTATGCAAGAAATAGGCATTGACATAAGCGACCAGTACCCTAAACTGCTTGAAGACATTCCTGAGGAACTAGATTACTTAATTACAATGGGTTGTAATGTAACCTGCCCATTTGTGCCTTGTAAACATGAAGAAGATTGGGGTTTACAAGATCCCTCTGGTGGTTCTCTTGAGGGGTTTAGGCTTACTAGAGATTTAATTAAAGATAAGGTTATTGATTTAATTAAGAGAGTATCCTCCCAGTAG
- a CDS encoding TetR/AcrR family transcriptional regulator codes for MPKSFSEQQKKNIRHKLLTECTQQWSKYGYKKTSIDTLCANVGISKGAFYTFFNSKEALFCEALCLVQDNLYKQANEIMANSPNKYGLAEVLKVTYRQYCKHSFICNTTSVDFISFTNKLSPIQLTAIAEYSQKAGQVFLNKPYIKFKINQKKAISVITALLAMVSSKEKMCYDHLEVFDFMVDNLINDICE; via the coding sequence GTGCCAAAAAGCTTTAGTGAACAACAAAAAAAGAACATACGCCACAAACTACTAACAGAATGTACTCAACAATGGTCGAAATATGGATATAAAAAAACAAGTATAGACACCCTTTGTGCTAATGTTGGAATATCTAAAGGAGCTTTTTATACATTCTTTAACTCAAAAGAAGCCCTGTTTTGTGAAGCTTTATGTTTAGTTCAGGATAATCTTTATAAACAAGCAAATGAAATAATGGCTAACTCTCCCAACAAGTATGGTTTAGCAGAGGTACTAAAAGTAACGTATCGACAGTATTGTAAACATAGTTTTATATGCAATACAACAAGTGTTGATTTTATATCATTTACTAATAAATTATCACCAATACAATTAACAGCAATAGCCGAGTATAGTCAAAAAGCAGGGCAGGTCTTTTTAAACAAGCCCTATATAAAATTTAAAATCAATCAAAAAAAAGCTATTTCTGTGATAACAGCGTTGCTAGCTATGGTTTCATCAAAAGAAAAAATGTGTTATGACCACTTGGAGGTTTTTGATTTTATGGTTGATAACCT